The following are from one region of the Candidatus Trichorickettsia mobilis genome:
- the hslU gene encoding ATP-dependent protease ATPase subunit HslU has translation MNKISKKNIMGLTPAQIVAELDRFIVGQFDAKKAVAIALRNRYRRRYVDMAMRQEIVPKNILMIGPTGVGKTEIARRLAKLAGAPFIKVEATKFTEVGYVGRDVESIIRDLVEVAVTTQKINAKKEVVAKAEDKAVERILDAVVGKSATEETRDKFRNKILNNELDNTEIEINVADTAPIGGGSFEIPGMPGAAMGVLNIGDMLGKAFGGSSKTKLRKMTVREAIEVIISEESDKLIDQDKITAAALSLVENDGIVFLDEIDKISSRNDAKGGEVSREGVQRDLLPLIEGTNVSTKYGTIATDHILFIASGAFHLSKPSDLLPELQGRLPIRVELNPLTKDDLVKILTEPEASLIKQYMALMGTEGVKLQFTDAAIIKIADYATSFNAEVEDIGARRLHTILEKLLEDISYNASEVEDKNIVIDDNFIDKQLANWVKNIDLARFIL, from the coding sequence ATGAATAAAATTTCCAAGAAAAATATAATGGGATTAACGCCAGCTCAGATTGTTGCTGAACTGGATCGATTTATTGTTGGTCAGTTTGATGCCAAAAAAGCTGTAGCAATTGCTCTAAGAAACCGTTATCGTCGTCGGTATGTAGACATGGCAATGCGTCAAGAGATTGTGCCGAAAAATATTTTAATGATTGGTCCAACAGGAGTGGGTAAAACTGAGATAGCCAGAAGACTTGCTAAACTTGCAGGGGCACCTTTCATTAAAGTAGAAGCAACAAAATTCACTGAAGTGGGTTATGTTGGTCGGGATGTGGAGTCAATCATTCGTGATTTGGTTGAAGTAGCGGTAACTACTCAAAAAATTAATGCTAAGAAAGAAGTAGTAGCTAAAGCTGAAGATAAAGCGGTTGAGAGAATCCTTGATGCAGTAGTAGGGAAGTCAGCGACCGAAGAAACTCGTGATAAATTTCGTAACAAAATTTTAAATAATGAATTGGATAATACCGAAATAGAAATCAATGTTGCGGATACTGCGCCAATCGGTGGTGGTAGTTTTGAAATACCAGGTATGCCAGGAGCTGCCATGGGAGTTTTAAATATTGGTGATATGCTTGGTAAGGCCTTCGGTGGTAGTAGTAAAACTAAATTGCGAAAAATGACTGTCAGAGAAGCTATTGAGGTAATCATCTCAGAAGAGTCTGATAAATTAATTGATCAGGATAAAATCACTGCAGCCGCTTTAAGCTTGGTTGAAAATGACGGTATAGTATTTCTTGACGAAATCGATAAGATTAGTTCGCGTAATGACGCAAAAGGCGGAGAAGTCAGTCGTGAGGGAGTACAAAGAGATTTATTACCATTAATTGAAGGTACTAATGTTAGTACCAAATATGGAACGATAGCAACTGATCATATATTATTTATTGCTTCCGGCGCTTTTCATTTATCAAAACCATCTGATCTATTGCCTGAGTTACAAGGGCGATTGCCAATTAGAGTAGAATTAAACCCTTTAACTAAAGACGATTTGGTTAAAATTCTTACTGAGCCTGAAGCCAGTCTAATTAAACAATATATGGCTTTAATGGGCACTGAAGGAGTAAAATTGCAATTTACTGATGCAGCAATAATCAAAATAGCTGACTATGCCACAAGTTTTAATGCTGAAGTTGAAGATATCGGCGCTAGAAGATTACATACTATTTTAGAGAAGTTACTGGAAGATATTAGCTATAATGCTAGCGAGGTTGAAGATAAGAATATTGTTATTGATGATAATTTTATTGACAAACAATTAGCAAACTGGGTTAAGAATATTGATTTGGCACGTTTCATTTTGTAA
- a CDS encoding YifB family Mg chelatase-like AAA ATPase, with protein sequence MIVHVASLTFNGIEIIDVDVQVQIAPGIPNFTIVGLADKTIAESRERVKAALSSIGLALPAKKILVNLAPADLVKEGSHFDLAIACAILSSMKILPAEEIMEYLILGELSLDGTILQVNGVLPAAIGASMRDKGLICSKYNGVEAAWSGNEKILAPENLLELINHFKGSQILVSPKTEFDDTPINYLDLKDIKGQKIAKRALEIAAAGGHNMLMFGPPGTGKSMLAQRLPSILPNMSAKEILECSTIASIAGLIQGGKLTRARPFRAPHHSCSMAAMVGGGIGKKVRPGEISLAHNGVLFLDELPEFPSNVIESLRQPIETGEVLISRANAHIKYPANFQLIAAMNPCKCGYIGDSHKECAKAPKCANDYQMRISGPIMDRFDLHIEVAASNVYHYENLENDQEESSAHIANRVLAARNIQSQRYDGYNIQTNNNLDGQLLIDYALPVDDGLELLKQATVKFRLSMRAHNRVLRVARTIADLEGANRVYKHHIAEALCYRNIDSKVLA encoded by the coding sequence ATGATAGTTCATGTAGCAAGCTTAACCTTTAATGGTATCGAAATTATAGACGTAGACGTACAAGTACAAATTGCGCCTGGAATTCCCAATTTTACTATCGTCGGCCTTGCTGACAAAACCATAGCAGAGTCTCGTGAACGGGTAAAAGCAGCTTTATCTTCTATTGGCCTTGCCCTTCCGGCAAAAAAGATTTTAGTCAATTTAGCACCGGCAGATCTAGTTAAAGAAGGTAGTCATTTTGATCTAGCAATTGCCTGTGCAATTCTTAGCTCTATGAAAATATTACCAGCAGAAGAGATCATGGAATATTTGATTTTAGGGGAATTGTCATTGGATGGCACTATATTGCAGGTTAATGGTGTGTTACCAGCTGCTATTGGTGCTTCCATGAGAGACAAAGGTTTGATTTGCTCTAAATATAATGGTGTTGAAGCTGCTTGGTCCGGTAATGAAAAAATTCTGGCACCGGAGAATTTGCTTGAGTTAATTAATCATTTTAAAGGTTCGCAAATATTAGTATCGCCTAAAACAGAATTTGATGATACGCCAATAAATTACTTAGACCTTAAAGATATAAAAGGACAAAAAATTGCCAAGAGAGCGCTTGAAATTGCAGCGGCTGGTGGACATAATATGTTGATGTTTGGACCTCCTGGTACCGGTAAATCGATGTTGGCGCAACGTTTGCCCAGTATTTTACCAAATATGAGCGCCAAAGAAATTTTGGAGTGTAGTACTATTGCCAGTATTGCAGGGCTAATTCAAGGTGGTAAATTGACTAGAGCTCGCCCATTCCGCGCCCCGCATCATTCCTGTTCTATGGCTGCAATGGTTGGTGGTGGTATTGGTAAGAAAGTACGCCCCGGTGAAATTTCATTAGCTCATAATGGTGTATTATTTTTAGATGAATTACCGGAATTTCCCTCTAATGTTATTGAATCTTTGCGGCAGCCGATTGAAACCGGTGAAGTATTAATCTCCAGAGCCAATGCTCATATAAAATATCCGGCTAATTTTCAATTAATTGCAGCAATGAATCCCTGTAAATGTGGCTATATTGGTGATAGTCACAAAGAATGTGCAAAAGCACCAAAATGTGCAAATGATTATCAGATGAGGATTTCTGGACCGATTATGGATAGATTTGATCTACATATTGAGGTTGCAGCTAGCAATGTCTATCATTATGAGAATCTAGAAAATGATCAGGAAGAAAGCTCTGCACATATTGCCAATCGGGTTCTTGCTGCCAGAAATATTCAGTCACAAAGATATGATGGTTATAATATCCAAACTAATAATAATTTGGATGGGCAATTGCTAATCGATTATGCATTGCCGGTTGATGATGGTTTGGAATTATTAAAACAGGCAACTGTAAAATTTCGACTGTCAATGCGAGCACATAATCGCGTACTTAGAGTAGCTAGAACCATTGCTGATCTTGAGGGTGCAAATAGAGTGTATAAGCATCATATTGCTGAAGCTCTATGTTATAGGAATATTGACTCCAAAGTGTTGGCATGA
- a CDS encoding LTA synthase family protein — protein MIQLQSLFKGLFNLTLVRTYLIIQLITRIILTVYGLLNNQVQLIELPTILFIGLINDLIPICYFLPPILVLSVLFYKLSTRSRYLFSIATHFFAITILLLNAIAEMIFWDEFGTRFNFIAVDYLIYTHEIIGTVRESLPLPLIICSLLAVTVIIVFTTRHYISQQSINFQISKHLIYSGSLLFLGIIAFNFYDSLRFSLSTNRYAIELARNGYYELFSAFRNNSLDYNKFYTTIDDNIALNVVRARIGQDSQEFLNNNNIDRYSNSVGYKPISVFKSHNLAKQQKYNVILITVESLSAEFMTAFGNKNNITPYLDELAKAGLFFTKIYATGTRTVRGLEAITLSIPPTPGSSIIRRPNNQHLFNISSIFKEQGYVIDFVFGGYSYFDNLENYFTGNNYKITDRSNLKAEEISFSNIWGVADEDILSKALAVADQNYTLNQPFFSLILTTSNHRPYTFPAGRIDLPSGGGRNAAVKYTDYAIGKFIEAARTHPWFANTIFVIVADHCAASAGKTDLPVEKYHIPLIIYAPEILQPTVIDHLASQIDIAPTMLGLALPGYSYKTKFFGQDILQAPPNRAFISTYQLLGFMKDDNLVILAPNSLPNTYQLIANEKHKIEDLPALVQEAISFYQLAYKLYINGEMQEFEE, from the coding sequence ATGATTCAGTTACAATCATTGTTTAAAGGGTTGTTTAACCTAACCTTAGTTAGGACTTACTTGATTATTCAGTTAATAACCAGGATTATTTTAACTGTTTATGGATTACTAAATAATCAAGTTCAACTAATCGAACTACCAACCATACTTTTTATTGGTCTAATCAATGATCTAATTCCCATTTGCTATTTTTTACCGCCAATTTTGGTTCTATCTGTTTTATTTTACAAATTATCAACTCGTAGCCGTTATTTATTTTCTATTGCCACCCATTTTTTTGCGATCACTATCTTACTCCTTAACGCTATTGCGGAAATGATTTTTTGGGATGAGTTTGGAACGCGATTTAATTTTATTGCAGTTGATTATTTAATTTATACTCATGAAATTATTGGCACCGTAAGAGAATCTTTGCCATTACCGTTAATTATTTGTAGTCTTCTGGCTGTAACGGTTATTATTGTTTTTACTACCCGACATTATATATCACAGCAAAGCATAAATTTTCAAATTAGTAAGCATTTAATTTACTCAGGAAGTTTGCTGTTTTTGGGAATTATTGCTTTTAACTTTTATGATAGTCTAAGATTTAGTTTGAGCACTAATAGATACGCAATAGAGCTTGCTCGTAATGGTTATTATGAACTTTTCTCGGCATTTCGTAATAATAGTTTGGACTATAATAAATTTTATACAACCATTGATGATAATATAGCATTAAATGTTGTACGAGCGAGAATTGGACAAGATAGTCAAGAGTTTTTAAATAATAATAATATTGATCGATATAGTAATAGTGTTGGCTATAAGCCAATTTCAGTATTTAAAAGCCATAATTTAGCAAAACAGCAGAAATATAATGTCATCTTAATTACAGTTGAAAGCCTAAGTGCTGAATTTATGACTGCATTTGGCAATAAAAATAATATTACACCATATTTAGATGAGCTAGCAAAAGCTGGGCTATTTTTTACTAAAATATATGCTACGGGTACTAGAACAGTAAGAGGCTTAGAAGCTATTACTTTATCAATACCGCCAACCCCAGGATCATCGATTATTCGTCGGCCTAATAACCAACATTTATTTAATATTAGTAGTATATTTAAAGAACAAGGCTATGTCATAGATTTTGTCTTTGGCGGTTATAGCTATTTTGATAATTTAGAGAATTACTTCACCGGCAATAATTACAAAATCACTGATCGTAGCAATTTAAAAGCTGAGGAGATAAGTTTTTCCAATATTTGGGGGGTAGCTGACGAAGATATTTTATCTAAAGCGCTTGCCGTTGCTGATCAGAATTATACATTAAACCAACCTTTCTTTTCTTTAATTTTAACTACTTCTAATCATCGTCCTTATACTTTTCCTGCAGGGAGAATTGATTTACCTTCTGGTGGTGGCCGTAATGCTGCTGTAAAATATACGGATTATGCTATTGGTAAGTTTATTGAAGCGGCCAGAACTCATCCATGGTTTGCAAATACTATTTTTGTAATTGTAGCAGATCATTGCGCTGCTAGTGCTGGTAAAACTGATCTACCAGTTGAGAAATATCATATTCCATTGATAATCTATGCTCCCGAAATATTGCAACCTACAGTAATTGATCACTTAGCTAGTCAGATTGACATAGCACCAACTATGTTGGGTCTTGCCTTACCTGGATATAGCTATAAAACCAAGTTTTTTGGTCAAGATATATTACAAGCACCGCCAAATCGGGCTTTTATTAGTACATACCAGTTGCTAGGATTTATGAAAGATGATAATCTGGTGATTTTGGCACCAAATTCTTTGCCTAATACCTATCAATTAATAGCTAATGAAAAACATAAGATAGAAGATCTTCCAGCATTAGTGCAAGAAGCAATCAGTTTTTATCAGCTAGCTTATAAATTATATATTAATGGTGAGATGCAGGAGTTTGAAGAATAA
- the mvaD gene encoding diphosphomevalonate decarboxylase, with the protein MDKEAIIARILSNCSQKPKHREGIAFAPANIALCKYWGKRNTELNLPVTSSLSVSLGNLGAKTTIEIEDGYADRIFVNKEEIKADSIFAKNLSNFLNLFRTKAKISFRIKTTVNIPIGAGLASSACGFAAIVNALNQLYEWQLPSSSLSILARIGSGSAARSLWQGFVEWQAGIQEDGMDSFAMPLPQIWPSLRIGLLIVNTEQKAVSSREAMQRTVLTSPFYSAWPDKQALDLNRLKQALYLQSFVELGEISEANALAMHALMLTANPSILYSEAATIAAIHKIWHYRRLGLLLFFTQDAGPNLKLLFQEQDMDNVVKIFPNLQVVAPFENSSQNDTSFLSNVL; encoded by the coding sequence ATGGATAAAGAAGCTATTATTGCACGTATTTTAAGTAATTGCTCTCAAAAACCTAAACACAGAGAAGGAATTGCTTTTGCACCAGCAAATATTGCTTTATGCAAATATTGGGGGAAAAGAAATACCGAACTTAATTTGCCAGTAACTTCAAGTTTATCAGTTTCTTTAGGAAATTTAGGAGCAAAAACAACGATTGAAATTGAAGATGGCTACGCCGACAGAATATTTGTCAACAAAGAAGAGATCAAGGCAGATTCTATTTTTGCAAAGAATTTATCGAATTTCTTAAATTTATTTCGTACTAAAGCTAAAATCTCGTTTCGAATTAAAACTACAGTCAATATTCCTATTGGAGCTGGACTTGCTTCATCGGCTTGCGGATTTGCAGCAATTGTTAATGCTTTAAATCAATTATATGAATGGCAATTACCTAGCAGTTCTTTATCCATCTTAGCAAGAATTGGTAGCGGAAGTGCTGCAAGGTCGTTGTGGCAAGGATTTGTTGAATGGCAAGCTGGAATACAAGAAGACGGTATGGATAGTTTTGCCATGCCACTGCCACAAATATGGCCTAGTTTAAGAATAGGACTATTGATTGTCAATACTGAACAAAAAGCAGTTAGTTCTAGAGAAGCTATGCAAAGAACGGTTTTAACTTCACCTTTTTATTCTGCTTGGCCTGATAAACAAGCTTTGGATCTTAATCGATTAAAACAAGCCCTTTATCTGCAATCTTTTGTAGAATTAGGAGAAATCTCTGAAGCGAATGCTTTAGCTATGCACGCATTAATGCTGACTGCTAATCCTTCAATTCTATATTCTGAGGCGGCAACAATTGCTGCTATCCATAAAATTTGGCATTATCGTAGACTTGGGTTATTACTATTTTTTACTCAAGATGCTGGACCAAATTTAAAGTTGCTCTTTCAAGAGCAAGATATGGATAATGTTGTTAAAATTTTTCCTAATTTACAGGTTGTAGCACCATTTGAAAATTCTTCACAAAACGATACAAGTTTCCTATCAAACGTACTCTAG
- the mvk gene encoding mevalonate kinase, with protein MRKQIVARAPAKLILSGEHAVVYGKPALAMAINRYTESTIISSLSPTILFNCLNLNHVQSLTVCALKALKQRVQDKYNAFLEDGSGIREVIKMPFELLQYTVIHLLETLDISIAKGLKIRASSDIPIGCGMGSSAALIMSTLYALVSFFKLEIDHIHFLALGRKLENLQHGYSSGLDIHVAMTGGCVKFEEGRISNRIAPNIPMAIVQTGTPNTTTGQCVSFVANIFKNSSIDEDFKAVTETFDEALNYNNLAMIQNSIKLNHRLLAKIGVVPPRIQDFINTVEKNGGAAKICGAGAIEGDKAGVVLIVSERDLSSIAKDYGYVFEQVQVEHNGAHTL; from the coding sequence ATGAGAAAACAAATAGTGGCACGAGCACCAGCCAAGCTAATTTTATCAGGCGAACATGCTGTTGTTTACGGTAAACCTGCTCTAGCAATGGCAATTAATCGTTATACTGAAAGTACTATCATTTCAAGTTTATCACCAACTATTTTATTTAACTGTTTAAATTTAAATCACGTACAATCCTTGACTGTATGTGCATTAAAGGCATTAAAACAAAGAGTACAGGATAAATACAACGCATTTTTAGAAGATGGAAGCGGAATACGGGAGGTCATAAAAATGCCCTTTGAGTTATTACAGTATACTGTAATCCATTTATTAGAAACATTAGATATTTCTATTGCTAAAGGGTTAAAAATACGAGCTTCTTCTGATATTCCTATAGGCTGCGGAATGGGATCATCTGCTGCTTTAATCATGAGTACACTATATGCGCTTGTATCTTTTTTTAAACTAGAAATCGACCATATTCATTTTCTTGCTTTAGGAAGAAAGCTTGAAAATTTACAACATGGATATTCAAGTGGGTTAGATATACATGTTGCAATGACTGGAGGTTGTGTAAAATTTGAAGAAGGGCGTATATCTAATAGGATAGCGCCTAATATCCCAATGGCAATTGTACAAACTGGAACTCCGAACACAACAACTGGTCAATGTGTAAGTTTTGTAGCTAATATCTTTAAAAATAGTTCTATTGATGAAGATTTTAAAGCAGTTACTGAAACATTTGATGAAGCACTAAATTATAATAACCTCGCTATGATACAAAATTCTATCAAACTTAATCATAGGTTATTAGCTAAAATTGGCGTAGTGCCACCAAGAATACAGGATTTTATAAACACTGTTGAAAAAAATGGCGGAGCAGCAAAAATCTGTGGGGCTGGTGCAATTGAAGGAGATAAAGCTGGTGTTGTACTAATTGTCTCAGAAAGAGATTTATCTTCTATAGCTAAAGACTATGGTTATGTTTTTGAGCAAGTCCAAGTAGAGCATAATGGTGCACATACATTATAA
- a CDS encoding hydroxymethylglutaryl-CoA synthase, which produces MLLFATESGIDQSKAAGIFVHNLLQLPSRCRVVELKQACYSATVSLQMALPMLYNNLSQSKKILLIASDIARYGLNSSGESSQGAGAVAMILSQNPRILAIEPESGFHTEDVPDFWRPNYKDEAIVDGKYSCELYLKLLQKTWKQYTALSGRTYEQHARFCYHVSVPRLVEKAQQSLLALNALPELSVSELKEQLEPSLQYGRVIGNCYTASLYLSLISLLDNTSFDLSEQRIGFYSYGSGCVAEFFSGIIQKDYQTMLYKDDHQTMLMQRKLVSTEEYENFYNFSYPLNNISITIPKYKGGRYRLAAIDEHKRIYKISI; this is translated from the coding sequence TTGTTACTTTTTGCTACTGAAAGCGGTATCGATCAGTCTAAAGCAGCTGGTATTTTTGTACATAACTTATTACAACTACCATCTCGTTGTAGAGTAGTAGAGCTTAAACAAGCTTGTTATAGCGCAACTGTTAGCTTACAAATGGCTTTGCCAATGCTATACAACAACCTAAGTCAAAGTAAAAAAATTCTGTTAATTGCTTCAGACATAGCTCGTTATGGCTTAAATAGTTCTGGTGAATCTTCTCAAGGTGCTGGAGCAGTTGCTATGATTCTCTCACAAAATCCTAGAATCCTGGCCATTGAACCAGAGAGCGGATTTCATACAGAAGATGTTCCTGATTTTTGGCGACCTAATTACAAAGATGAAGCAATAGTAGACGGTAAATATTCTTGTGAACTATATCTTAAATTATTACAAAAGACATGGAAACAATATACTGCCTTATCAGGACGAACTTATGAGCAACATGCTCGCTTTTGTTATCATGTTTCGGTTCCACGTTTGGTCGAGAAAGCACAGCAATCTTTATTGGCGCTTAATGCACTACCAGAGTTGTCTGTGAGTGAATTGAAAGAACAGCTTGAACCTTCGCTCCAATATGGGCGAGTTATCGGAAATTGTTACACTGCATCTTTGTATCTTAGTTTGATCTCCCTCTTGGATAATACGTCTTTTGACCTTAGTGAGCAGCGTATTGGATTTTACAGCTATGGTTCTGGTTGTGTTGCAGAATTTTTCAGCGGAATCATTCAAAAAGACTATCAAACTATGTTATATAAGGATGATCATCAAACAATGCTTATGCAGCGCAAACTAGTTTCCACGGAAGAATATGAAAATTTTTATAATTTTTCTTATCCACTTAATAATATTAGTATAACCATACCAAAATATAAAGGCGGGCGCTATCGATTAGCTGCAATAGATGAACATAAACGTATTTATAAAATATCAATATGA